TGTTCGGCCCGTCTGATTCAAACCGGTCCGACCCCGACAGCGCGGATGAGGTGCTGGTCAACTGGGAGGCCATCAAGAGAGACCAAAAGGGTCGGGACTCGGTGATGGACGGCATCCCTCCCGGACTGCCCGCCTTGCTGTTCGCCGACAAGGTGATCCACAAGGCCCGCTCGGTGGGGGTGGAGCCCCAAGTGGATACTGCCACGGTGGCTGGGCGACTCTACGATGCCGTTTTGGCTGCTCAGGCTACAGGTTTGGATGCTGAATCAGAGCTCCGAACGTTCGCCAACGCCGTCGGAGACCAAATTCGCGCCCTTGAAATTTCTTCCTTGTAATTTGCGACAATCCCTAGTCAAACCGGGCTTTATCGTCTACTTTTGTAACTCCAGCCACATCAGCAACAGGCGGTGGGCCAGGAAAACCCCGAAAGACCCGGCAATTGAGCGCGATCACACGCATAGTCGCCCGAGAGGTTCTCGACTCCAGAGGTAACCCTACAGTCGAGGTTGAGGTGATGGTGGAGTCCGGCGCATCCGGACGGGCCATCGTGCCATCGGGGGCATCCACCGGACGCTACGAGGCAGTAGAGAGACGCGACGGCGGCAACCGGTATCTGGGCCGGGGCGTGGCCGGCGCGGTGGCCTCGGTCAACGACGAGATCGCCCGGGCCGCGACCGGTTTGGATTCCTCCGATCAGCGCGGACTCGACCAGGCGATGATCGATTTGGACGGAACCGACGGCCTCAGCCGGCTGGGGGCCAATGCGGTGCTGGGCGTGTCGCTGGCGACGGCTCACGCCGCGGCCGCTGACAGCGGTCTGTCGTTGTTCCGCTACATCGGCGGGGCCAACGCCCATGTGCTGCCCGTTCCCATGATGAACGTGCTCAACGGTGGGGCCCACGCCGCCAATAACATCGACCTCCAAGAGTTCATGGTCGTGCCGGTGGGGGCGGCCTCATTCCGCGAGGCCCTGCAATGGGGGACAGAGACCTACCACCACCTGCGCCGGCTGCTGGTGGAGCGAGGGCTGTCGGCGGGCATCGGCGACGAGGGGGGATTCGCCCCCGACTTGGACTCCAACGAAACGGCGGTGGCGGTGCTGGTGGATGCCATCGAAGCTGCCGGACTGACCCCCGGCGCCGACATGGCCCTGGCCTTGGATGTGGCCTCCACCGAGTTCTTCGCCGATGGCGAGTACCGCCTGGCCGGAGAAGACCGGACGCTGAACTCCTCCGGGATGGCCGCCTATCTGACCGAGCTGTGCGACGCCTACCCCATCGTGTCGATCGAGGACGGGATGGCCGAAGACGATTGGGACGGCTGGGCGCTGCTCACCAAGTCCCTCGGTGGGCGGGTGCAGCTGGTGGGCGACGACCTGTTCGTCACCAATACCGAGCGGCTGGCCCGAGGGATCGAATTGGGCGTGGCCAACTCCATCCTGGTGAAGGTCAACCAGGTGGGCACCCTCACCCGAACCCTGGAAGCCGTGGAGCTGGCCACCGCATCCGGCTACACGTCGGTGATGTCGCATCGCTCGGGCGAGACCGAGGACGCCACCATCGCCGATCTGGCCGTGGCTACCAACTGCGGGCAGATCAAGACCGGAGCCCCGGCCCGCAGCGACCGAGTGGCCAAGTACAACCAACTACTGCGGATCGAGGAAGAGCTGGGCGAAGCCGCTGCCTACCGCGGCGCAGACGCGCCGGCTGCGGCAACGGAGGCTGCATCGTGATCGCCCTGCGCCGCTCAGTGGTCCCGCTGGTTGTCGCGCTGGTCATCCTCGTCGTGCTGTTCTACGCGTTGTTCCCCACCCGGACATTCAGGGAGCAGAGCTCGGCCATCGCCGAGGTCCAAGCTGAGCTGAATGCCCTGTATGAGGAGAACGACGCATTGCGCGACCGGATCTATCTGCTTTCCCAGCCCGAGGAGATCGAACGCCTGGCCCGCTCGGAGTACAACCTGGTTTACCCCGGCGAAGAGGCATTCGCCCTCTTGCCCCCGGCCCCCAAGCCAGTCGAGATTCCCGACCTCTGGCCCCTCAACGCCTTGGTGAACTCCCTCGGCGGCTAGCGGGATAGCGTCGGGGTGATGCCGGAGCGGTCGCACTACGACGTTCTGGGTGTATCTCCCGGCGCCAAACCCGATGCCATTCGGCGGGCCTATCTCCGCCAAGCCCGTCGTTGGCACCCCGACCGCCCGACGGGCGACGCCGAGCGGATGCGGGCTGTCAACGAGGCATGGGAAGTGCTCGGTGACATCCGATCCCGTGCCGCCTACGACCGGAAGCTGGCCCGCAGCGCGCCTCGACCTCCTGGCAGCCCTAGGCCAGCGGGCGTCCCTCGGCAGCCCGGCAGCCCCCGTCCCGCGTCTAGCCACCGAACCGCCGGGACGCCGCCAAATCCGCAAACCCCTTTCCTAGAAGTGGTCGGCATCCGCTGGCGTTGGATCAGCCTGGCGGCCGTGGTCTTGGCCGCGGTGGCCGTGATCTTCTTGGCCACTTCCGCCATTGACGACTCCGACCCCGACGCTCCCATCGCGGCATCGGCACCGGTGTCGCAAGCGCGCCCCGAGGTCGGCGACTGCTTCCTAATCGGCACCACAACTCTCATCACCGTGCCCTGCGACCACCCCCACGACGGAAAGCTGGTGCGCTGGGCGCCCCTCGGCGCCCCCTGTCCCCCCGACACCGAACTGCACTATGTGAGGTCAGCCCAGGAGGCCGTCTGTTACCACCCTCCGTCCGGTTGACCTAGTGGTACGCCTGCCAATTCACAGGCGGACCACTAGGCTTCGCAGACCAGCAAGGTAAGCGCCAGCAAGGGGAGGACAGCCGGACATGCGGCATGGGTACAAGGTCTTTGACGCCGACGGGCACGTGGTGGAGCCCAAGAATCTGTGGGAGCGGTTTTTGGACCAGAAGTTCCAGCACCGGGTGGGCTGGAAGGAAGTCCCCGGCCGGGAGGCGTTCCGCCCCGCCACCGTGGACGGCCGCTACACCCAGAGCCGGGTCACCATCTACGGCGACTTCATGGAGGCGGTGAACTGGACCTACGACCACATGCGGGCCAAGTACGGCCAGGCGGTGGTGGACAACGGCTTTCCCGGTGACGCGGTGGCCGAGGCCATGCCGCTGGACGGCATGGACTTCATGGTGATCTACGGCCCCGGCTACGACCTGTGGTCCGACGGCATGGACGCCGAGCTTCAGGCCGCCATGTGCCGGGCCTACAACCGCTGGGGCCAGGAGATGCGGGAGATGTCTGGCGGGCGGGTCATCGCCGCGGGGCCAGTGGTGATGAACGATGTGTACCGGGCGGTGGAGGAGATCCAGTACGCCTACGACCACCTGGGCACCCGGTGCTTCTTCGCCCGGCCCAACCTGTTCAACCACCGGACGCTGGGCGACCCCTACTACGACCCCATGTACGAGATGCTCCAAGACCTGGACTGCGCCTTCGCCACCCACGACTTCATGGGCCACAACGGGTCGTCGGCCGGCGCTGACCGCTTTGAGACCTTCACCGAGTGGCACACCGTCTGCCATCCCCACGAGGCCCAGATGGCCATGCTGTCGATGATCTGCAACGGGGTCTTCGAGCGGTTCCCCCGGCTGCGGGTGGCCTACATGGAGGCCAACTGCGCCTGGCTGCCGTGGTGGCTGTGGCGCATGGAGGAGCACATCGAGCTGTCGGGCGACTACGAGAAGCCGGGGCTCACCAAGTCACCCCAGGAGTACTTCCAGGACAATTGCTTCATCTCGGTAGAGCCCGACGAGTACCTCGTGTACCACGTGATCGAGGAACTGGGCGACGACAAGATCGTGTGGGAGAGCGACTACCCCCACCCCGACTCCAAGTACCCGGAGGCGGTGCAGTCGTTCTTGGATCTGCCCAAGGTGTCGGACGATTCCAAGCGCAAGATCCTGTGGGACAACTCACTCGACCTGTACCGGTTCCCCGATGGCTATCTGCCCGACGAGTTCATCGAGGCCACCACCTACACCTACGACCCCTCGAGCTACGTGCCCAAATCGCTGGCGGAGGTGGGGTAGGTCGTGGCCTGTTCCCTTAAAGTCCCCGCCGGGGTGAGCTGAGCCGTGGCGTCGCCCCATGAGGTTCCCGGCGTGGAGCCCATCTTCCGCCATCTCGATGATGAGGATCTGAAGACCCAGCAGGTCCGCACCCAGATGCACCCCGACGGGCAGAAGTCGGTGTGGGAGAAGTGGTTCACCTTCGGCAGCGGAGACAAGCAGTACCTGTCGATGTGGGCCCGCTGGGACCCGGGCATGATCGTGCACCGCCACGGCCACCACTCCCCGCAGGTGATGTACGTGCTGAGCGGCGACCTCATGTGCGGCGCCGTCCACTGCCCGACCGGCACCCACATAGAGCTGCCCCACGGCGCCGCTCTGGGCCCGCTCATCGCCGGCCCCGAAGGGGTTGAGCTATTCGAGGTGATGATGGGCGACGCCGCCTCCTGGGCCGCCGACCCCGAAGGCTTTGAGGCTCTGTTGGCCTCCCGCAACATCACCAAGCTCCCCGACCCCCCCATCGACCTCCCCGAAGACTTCGAAGACCGCCGCCACCAATGACCGGGAAGTGTCATTGCACACTGGTATGGTGAGATTGATTCACTGCCGCCCTCCAAGCATTAGTACGGAGAATGTACGAATATGCGCTTGAAAGACGCGCCACAACCCTTCCAATATCAGGGATCTAAGCGAGCTATTGCCTCTGCAATCCTATCGAAGTTGGATTTGCGGAGTTATTCGCTGCTTATGGAACCCTTTGCGGGATCTGCCGCAGTATCAATTCGAGCAGTAATGGAGAGCAAAGTCAATTCCATATGGTTGAACGATGTAAACGAACCGCTAATTGACTTGTGGAATGCGATACTCCATGATACTGAAAGCCTAATTGAACAGTACACAGAAATCTGGGAATTGCAAAAGAACAATCCAAAGGAGTACTACAATAAGGTGAGGGCGAGGTTCAATGGACATCCCGAACCCGCTGATCTGCTATATCTGTTGTCCAGGGCAATAAAGGGTGCAGTACGATACAACTCCGTTGGGGAATTCAACCAAAGTCCCGATAATCGCCGGTTAGGTACCCGGCCAACCGAGTTGGCTAAGCGACTAAGGATCATCTCCACAGCTATGAATTCATGCACCTATACGTCATCCATCGATTATCGGGATTTGATCGACAAATATGAAATTGGACAAGTATGGTATATGGACCCACCCTATGAAGGGGTATCGAAACAGAGAGACTCAAGGTATCTTTCTACAATTGGTCGTAATGAATTTGAGGAATTTCTTGACCACTTGAATGATCGGGGAGTTCCCTTTCTACTTTCATACGATGGTCGAACAGGTGACAAGACATACGGTCGGCCACTTGCTGATAAACTAGGACTTGAAAGAGTCGAGATACTGGCTGGTCGTTCAGCGACTTCAACCTTGCAAGGTAGAGATGAGAAAACTATAGAATCTCTATATCTTTCTCCGGCCCTAGAAGTTGCCGTCCCTGCTAAGGAAAATGAGAGTGCGGATCAGATGGCTCTTGATTTTGCTTCAGAAAACTATGCCAAAGCAAGTTAAGGGTCCGACACGCAAAGATCTGACTACCGAAATCGTTGACGAACTGATCGCGAGAACTACCGGTAGAAGTAGAGTCGTGGTTGAACATATCCTGGAAAATGGATTCATTACTACACTTGATCTGTCAAAACTAGGGTATGAGCATCCACCGCGAGCAGCAGCAGATGTAAGAGATCGTGGTATTCCTCTTGAAACCGTAAGGAAGACAATAGACGGAAAGCAGGTCGGTCATTACAGATTTCCCGATGACTTGAGCCAATTGGATCAATCCTCCATAGGCAGAATTGCGATATCGAAAAACTTTCGTAATGAAGTGCTGGACTACTATGGAGAAATAGATATCTTCACCCGGACCGCTATGTCCCCCAGAGAAATACAAATCGATCACAGAATTCCATATAGAATTTCAGGGGATCCCATACAGCCTTTTCATGTAACTGACTTCATGCCGGTCAGTGCGGCCATGAACCGCGCTAAGTCATGGGAATGCGAAGCCTGTCCAAACTGGGAAGAGCGCGTAGCCGAAATCTGCAGTTCGTGCTACTGGGCCATTCCGGACAGATTATATGAACATGTAGCAACTGTTCCGGTCAGAAGGTTAGATATAATTTGGCAAGGCAAAAAAGAAGTCACGGAATTCA
The sequence above is a segment of the bacterium genome. Coding sequences within it:
- a CDS encoding DNA adenine methylase — its product is MRLKDAPQPFQYQGSKRAIASAILSKLDLRSYSLLMEPFAGSAAVSIRAVMESKVNSIWLNDVNEPLIDLWNAILHDTESLIEQYTEIWELQKNNPKEYYNKVRARFNGHPEPADLLYLLSRAIKGAVRYNSVGEFNQSPDNRRLGTRPTELAKRLRIISTAMNSCTYTSSIDYRDLIDKYEIGQVWYMDPPYEGVSKQRDSRYLSTIGRNEFEEFLDHLNDRGVPFLLSYDGRTGDKTYGRPLADKLGLERVEILAGRSATSTLQGRDEKTIESLYLSPALEVAVPAKENESADQMALDFASENYAKAS
- the eno gene encoding phosphopyruvate hydratase produces the protein MSAITRIVAREVLDSRGNPTVEVEVMVESGASGRAIVPSGASTGRYEAVERRDGGNRYLGRGVAGAVASVNDEIARAATGLDSSDQRGLDQAMIDLDGTDGLSRLGANAVLGVSLATAHAAAADSGLSLFRYIGGANAHVLPVPMMNVLNGGAHAANNIDLQEFMVVPVGAASFREALQWGTETYHHLRRLLVERGLSAGIGDEGGFAPDLDSNETAVAVLVDAIEAAGLTPGADMALALDVASTEFFADGEYRLAGEDRTLNSSGMAAYLTELCDAYPIVSIEDGMAEDDWDGWALLTKSLGGRVQLVGDDLFVTNTERLARGIELGVANSILVKVNQVGTLTRTLEAVELATASGYTSVMSHRSGETEDATIADLAVATNCGQIKTGAPARSDRVAKYNQLLRIEEELGEAAAYRGADAPAAATEAAS
- a CDS encoding DnaJ domain-containing protein, translating into MPERSHYDVLGVSPGAKPDAIRRAYLRQARRWHPDRPTGDAERMRAVNEAWEVLGDIRSRAAYDRKLARSAPRPPGSPRPAGVPRQPGSPRPASSHRTAGTPPNPQTPFLEVVGIRWRWISLAAVVLAAVAVIFLATSAIDDSDPDAPIAASAPVSQARPEVGDCFLIGTTTLITVPCDHPHDGKLVRWAPLGAPCPPDTELHYVRSAQEAVCYHPPSG
- a CDS encoding HNH endonuclease → MVEHILENGFITTLDLSKLGYEHPPRAAADVRDRGIPLETVRKTIDGKQVGHYRFPDDLSQLDQSSIGRIAISKNFRNEVLDYYGEIDIFTRTAMSPREIQIDHRIPYRISGDPIQPFHVTDFMPVSAAMNRAKSWECEACPNWEERVAEICSSCYWAIPDRLYEHVATVPVRRLDIIWQGKKEVTEFNHLVQTSVEEGVELSVLIKRMIIQGLEELGN
- a CDS encoding septum formation initiator family protein, whose protein sequence is MIALRRSVVPLVVALVILVVLFYALFPTRTFREQSSAIAEVQAELNALYEENDALRDRIYLLSQPEEIERLARSEYNLVYPGEEAFALLPPAPKPVEIPDLWPLNALVNSLGG
- a CDS encoding amidohydrolase family protein; translation: MRHGYKVFDADGHVVEPKNLWERFLDQKFQHRVGWKEVPGREAFRPATVDGRYTQSRVTIYGDFMEAVNWTYDHMRAKYGQAVVDNGFPGDAVAEAMPLDGMDFMVIYGPGYDLWSDGMDAELQAAMCRAYNRWGQEMREMSGGRVIAAGPVVMNDVYRAVEEIQYAYDHLGTRCFFARPNLFNHRTLGDPYYDPMYEMLQDLDCAFATHDFMGHNGSSAGADRFETFTEWHTVCHPHEAQMAMLSMICNGVFERFPRLRVAYMEANCAWLPWWLWRMEEHIELSGDYEKPGLTKSPQEYFQDNCFISVEPDEYLVYHVIEELGDDKIVWESDYPHPDSKYPEAVQSFLDLPKVSDDSKRKILWDNSLDLYRFPDGYLPDEFIEATTYTYDPSSYVPKSLAEVG